The genomic interval AAATTCGATTACTACTTTTGTTTGACTTCGTAGATTTAGATCTGGGCTCTAATCTTTTTGGTTTTGACTTTAATTGATCTGCAGAAAAATGTCGATGAGGCAGTGGAGAAGCTTAGGGCAAGCCGAATTGAGGTGTTGGGAGTGGTTTGCCACGTGTCAAATTCACAACAAAGGAAAAATCTCATAGAAAAAACCGTTCAGGTAAGTGAACAAATATTGGAAACCTCGGTTTTGATTTTGCTTGTGAAAGTAAAATCGTTTATTAGTGGTTCTGCATGGTGTTTTGTTTTGTGGGAATCCCTTTGTTTGGCCTACAAACTGCTAGTATTTTCAATTAAGGATCAAACAATTTTTCACTGATATTATGGAAGAAGTGTTATTGAGCAGCAAGTATTCAAAGTGGATTAAGAAATAGTAAGCGGTTATTCCTCGAGAAACTGGACTTTCATGACCAATGCGAAGTGCAGCACAACCCACATGTGGCAGAGGATTAGATTAAGAATCTTTGAGGTGTAACTTTATTCTTGATAAAGCTGATCAGTATTTGAACTTTCTCTGAGGCGACAGAATAGTTGTAGCTTCatctaattattttgtattggaAATCATTTATCAGTTCTGTCTGCGTTTCCATACTTTCTATCTAAGTGATCAAAGCCTCCAATTCTTTCAGTTCCATTGTTAGGTGTTTTAAATGTTTTAACTGTTAGTTACATTGAGATATGTACTATATCATTCAAACATAGACAATCTTTGGAGTGCCAGGAAAACAAATACTTATGCCTTTTTCTCCTTCAGGTTTATTTTTCCGCGGCTTCATTGGTTTTTcctattttgactattttgtaATGTGAGTCCTAAATAAAAGTTACTGGTTTGGTACATTGGTTGCAGAAATATGGAAGATAGACGTTATTGTGTCCAACGCTGCTGTTAATCCATCTGCTGATGCCATTTTGGAAACCAAAGAATCTGTCCTTGACAAGCTATGGGAAATTAATGTTAAAGCTTCTATACTTCTTCTGCAGGTGAGTTTCTTGTGACGAATGTGTTCATTCTGGAAATTAGAGTGCATTTTCACATTTGATGGACGAATGCCCCCATTAACACGGCACGCAACATAATTAGAATAGTTGTTTTCCACATATATGTTCTAATGGGGCTACATGGGATGGTTGGTTTTTTACCACATATTCATCCAAATTTGACACTCTTTTCTTACAGGATGCAGCTCCTCACTTGCAGAAGGGTTCATCAGTTGTTCTCATCTCCTCTATCGCTGGCTACCAACCGGAGGCTGCCCTGGCTATGTATGGGGTGACCAAAACAGCTCTTCTTGGGCTCACCAAGGTACTTAAATCATTCTCACAATTCTTGACCCAGCCTGTTAACAGCAAGaagattaagaaaaattaaggaaaagcagaatttgtattttgtattctTTTGTGGCTGTTGTATAggtatgtacacacacacacacacacacacacacacacaaggtTATACCAAAGATAAGTGATGAATCTAATCAGCTCAAGCTCAAGCTCAAACTCAAAAAACTAATTCTTAAGATTACAATAACAAAGCCAACGAGAGTTTCTTCTTCTACATTTCATGTTACTTTTGTTTGATTATCTGCCAGGCCCTTGCATCCCAGATGGCGCCTGATACTCGGGTAAACTGTGTTGCTCCTGGTTTTGTACCAAC from Diospyros lotus cultivar Yz01 chromosome 8, ASM1463336v1, whole genome shotgun sequence carries:
- the LOC127807913 gene encoding tropinone reductase-like 3; protein product: MEKIGKRFHQKVAIVTASTQGIGFSIARRLGLEGASVVISSRKQKNVDEAVEKLRASRIEVLGVVCHVSNSQQRKNLIEKTVQVKIWKIDVIVSNAAVNPSADAILETKESVLDKLWEINVKASILLLQDAAPHLQKGSSVVLISSIAGYQPEAALAMYGVTKTALLGLTKALASQMAPDTRVNCVAPGFVPTHFAEFLTKNEVIRKGIEEKSLLNRLGTTEEIAAATAFMASDDASYVTGETLVVAGGVPSRL